In Micromonospora sp. LH3U1, one genomic interval encodes:
- a CDS encoding winged helix DNA-binding domain-containing protein, which translates to MTVLDTRALNRATLARQMLLERADRPVLDAVAHLGGLQAQEPQEPFVGLWSRLRAFDPAVLSSLLTERHVVRTHLMRRTVHLLAAADAMAWRTRHDTMLRQRVLGVYRSELDGVDLDELAAAGRSVMTDGEPRSMTEIGRALGERWPSAGPRALGEMAIALLPMTQLPPRGVWRTKAGVRNALLSVWLGREIDRSAPEGSDPVGQVLVRRYLAAFGPAATADLRAWCGLAGLPAAVAAMREELVTFRDERGRTLIDLPDAPRPDPETPAPVRFLPAFDNAILGYDDRSRIIDDAHRGLSVAGERVVLVDGRVAATWGVESNTVTVSPLRGLSRAERTAVAEQGGALASFLSDDESDRVRVAPSPR; encoded by the coding sequence ATGACCGTTCTCGACACCCGGGCGCTCAACCGCGCGACGCTCGCCCGGCAGATGTTGCTCGAACGCGCCGACCGGCCGGTCCTCGACGCGGTCGCCCACCTCGGCGGCCTACAGGCCCAGGAGCCGCAGGAGCCGTTCGTCGGGCTCTGGTCGCGGCTGCGCGCGTTCGACCCGGCGGTGCTCTCGAGCCTGCTGACCGAGCGACACGTGGTGCGGACCCACCTCATGCGCCGCACCGTCCATCTGCTCGCCGCCGCCGACGCCATGGCCTGGCGAACCCGCCACGACACCATGCTGCGCCAACGGGTGCTCGGGGTCTACCGGAGCGAGCTCGACGGAGTGGACCTCGACGAACTCGCCGCGGCAGGCCGGTCGGTGATGACCGACGGTGAGCCCCGCTCGATGACCGAGATCGGGCGGGCGCTCGGCGAGCGCTGGCCATCGGCGGGGCCCCGGGCGCTGGGCGAGATGGCGATCGCGCTCCTCCCGATGACGCAACTGCCGCCGCGCGGCGTGTGGCGTACGAAGGCGGGCGTGCGCAACGCCCTGCTCTCCGTCTGGTTGGGCCGGGAGATCGACCGGTCGGCCCCGGAGGGTTCCGACCCCGTCGGCCAGGTGCTCGTCCGGCGCTATCTGGCCGCGTTCGGTCCGGCAGCCACGGCCGACCTGCGCGCCTGGTGCGGCCTCGCCGGCTTGCCGGCCGCCGTGGCCGCGATGCGCGAGGAGTTGGTCACCTTCCGCGACGAGCGCGGCCGGACGTTGATCGACCTGCCCGACGCACCGCGCCCCGACCCCGAGACACCCGCCCCGGTGCGGTTCCTGCCGGCGTTCGACAACGCGATCCTCGGCTACGACGACCGCAGCCGAATCATCGACGACGCCCATCGCGGCCTGTCCGTGGCCGGCGAGCGTGTGGTGCTGGTCGACGGCCGCGTCGCCGCGACCTGGGGAGTCGAGTCGAACACCGTGACCGTCAGCCCACTGCGGGGTCTCTCCCGGGCCGAGCGCACCGCCGTCGCCGAGCAGGGGGGCGCACTGGCGTCGTTCCTCTCCGACGACGAGAGCGACCGGGTGCGGGTCGCTCCGTCTCCCCGGTGA
- a CDS encoding ATP-binding protein has protein sequence MFNRVAIVNRGEAAMRLIHAVRELAAETGIQIETVALYTDVDRTATFVREADIAYDLGPASARPYLNLAVLERALTETGADAAWVGWGFVAEDPAFAELCEKIGVTFVGPSADAMRQLGDKIGSKLIAEKVGVPVAPWSRGAVETLDAARASAAEVGYPLMLKATAGGGGRGIRVVRNEAELVDAYERTSQEAARAFGSGIVFLERLVTGARHVEVQVIADGQGTAWALGVRDCSVQRRNQKVIEESASPVLNPAQTAELKTSAERLALAVGYRGAATVEFLYHPGDRLFAFLEVNTRLQVEHPITELTTGFDLVKAQLHVAAGGRLDGEPPLERGHAIEARLNAEDPDRDFAPSPGRIARLDLPSGPGIRVDTGVSEGDTIPADFDSMIAKIIAYGRDRDEALGKLRRAMANTTVIIEGGATNKSFVLDLLDQPEVIDASADTGWIDRVRGEGRLVTHRHSAVALAAAAIEAYEEEERVERQRLLSTASGGRPQVQHSSGRPLDLKLRGADYRTRVARVGAHRFRVSIEAGAVVRTADVDLDRFDRHTGQIVVNGIRYRLLTGTYGPTHLVEVDGVTHRVSRDEGGVLRSPMPALVVATPLEVGAEVEAGAPVLVLEAMKMETVLRAPFKARLKECAVSVGSQVEAGAPLLRLEPLADEADETADDPAVETVELDLPTAAELIPAYARSRRGQEDLRGLLLGFDVDPHDDRRVLDGYLTARRAATEAGQRPLAAELDLIEVFADLAELSRNRPTGEDGGASHAHSAREYFHTYLQSLDVERAGLPDAFQTKLAKALGQYGVTDLERSPALEAAVFRIFLAQQRASADATVIATLLRAWLRETPPDETLREPAGLALERLIAATQVRFPAVADLARGVVFAWFAQPLLRRNRARVYAEVRGHLRHLDAHPDAADRAERIAEMVRSTEPLVRLLGQRLVRDHLDNAVMLEVLTRRYYGNKALTSVRTNEVAGCTFVVAERADSSVVSAAVSFDALGSALRGLAELAGGEDSVDADIYLGWENQPGDFDAMAAALAEVISAHPLPPQVRRVTTTVAGRGGAVMHHHFTFRPSGTQLSEDRLIRGLHPYIAQRMQLERLHKFDLTRLPSSDEEVYLFQCVARENRADERLVAFAQVRDLTELREQDGRLVALPTTEDAIAACLDSIRRAQSRRPSKTRFNTNRIVVYVWPPSELTREEMEMIAGRVRPTTVGAGLEEILFIARQRDRRTGELTKIAVRISFDASGGAELAVGEPPVEPVEPLDEYRLKVLRASSRNTVYPYELSDRLGDFVEHDLDDAHALVPVDRPKGRNRAAIVAGVVTTPTERHPQGVNRVVLLGDPTKSLGALSEPECRRVIAALDLAEQMRVPLEWWSLSSGARISMTTGTENMDWVAAALKRIVEFTQDGGEINIVVAGINVGAQPYWNAEATMLMHTKGILVMTPDSTMVLTGKQALDFSGGVSAEDNFGIGGYDRVMGPNGQAQYWAPNLTAAQDVLMSHYDHTYVAPGEDAPRRAVTTDPTDRDISTFPHDVAGSAFSTVGEIFSAEANPDRKKPFDIRTVMRALSDQDHPVLERWAGMADAETSVVQDVHLGGIPVCLLGIESRSVPRRGFPPTDGPDTYTAGTLFPMSSKKAARAINAASGNRPLVVLANLSGFDGSPESMRKLQLEYGAEIGRAIVNFRGPIVFCVISRYHGGAFVVFSKALNPTMTVLALEGSYASVLGGAPAAAVVFTADVNTRAATDPRVRELEARVAASAGTERAALTAELDELRSAVRAEKVSEVAAEFDRVHNIHRAVEVGSVDAVIRAAELRPRIIDAIEARLG, from the coding sequence GTGTTCAACCGTGTCGCCATCGTCAACCGTGGTGAAGCCGCCATGCGGCTCATCCACGCGGTCCGCGAGTTGGCCGCGGAGACCGGCATCCAGATCGAGACCGTCGCTCTCTACACCGACGTCGACCGCACCGCCACCTTCGTCCGCGAAGCGGACATCGCCTACGATCTCGGGCCGGCATCGGCCCGCCCGTACCTCAACCTGGCGGTGCTGGAGCGCGCCCTGACCGAGACCGGGGCCGACGCCGCCTGGGTCGGCTGGGGTTTCGTCGCCGAGGACCCGGCGTTCGCCGAGCTGTGCGAGAAGATCGGTGTCACGTTCGTCGGGCCGAGCGCGGACGCCATGCGCCAACTCGGTGACAAGATCGGCTCGAAGCTCATCGCCGAGAAGGTCGGCGTGCCGGTCGCGCCGTGGAGCCGCGGTGCCGTCGAAACCCTGGACGCCGCCAGGGCCTCGGCGGCCGAGGTCGGCTACCCGCTCATGCTGAAGGCGACCGCGGGCGGTGGCGGGCGCGGCATCCGTGTGGTCAGGAACGAGGCCGAACTCGTCGACGCCTACGAGCGCACCAGCCAGGAGGCGGCGCGGGCGTTCGGCAGCGGCATCGTGTTCCTGGAGCGCCTGGTCACCGGGGCCCGGCACGTCGAGGTCCAGGTGATCGCCGACGGGCAGGGCACCGCGTGGGCGCTCGGCGTCCGCGACTGCTCGGTGCAGCGACGTAACCAGAAGGTCATCGAGGAGTCCGCGTCGCCGGTGCTCAACCCGGCGCAGACCGCCGAGCTCAAGACGTCGGCCGAGCGGCTGGCCCTGGCAGTGGGCTACCGCGGTGCGGCGACCGTCGAGTTCCTGTACCACCCCGGCGATCGACTGTTCGCGTTCCTCGAGGTCAACACCCGCCTGCAGGTCGAGCACCCGATCACCGAGTTGACCACCGGGTTCGACCTGGTCAAGGCACAACTGCACGTCGCAGCGGGCGGGCGGCTCGACGGTGAACCGCCGCTGGAACGCGGGCACGCCATCGAGGCCCGGCTGAACGCCGAGGATCCCGACCGCGACTTCGCGCCGTCGCCGGGCCGCATCGCGCGACTGGACCTGCCCAGCGGCCCGGGCATCCGGGTGGACACCGGCGTCAGCGAGGGCGACACCATCCCGGCCGACTTCGACTCGATGATCGCGAAGATCATCGCGTATGGCCGTGATCGCGACGAGGCGCTCGGCAAGCTGCGTCGAGCGATGGCGAACACCACGGTGATCATCGAGGGCGGGGCGACGAACAAGAGCTTCGTGCTCGACCTGCTCGACCAGCCCGAGGTGATCGACGCCAGCGCGGACACCGGCTGGATCGACCGCGTCCGCGGCGAGGGCCGACTCGTCACGCACCGCCACTCCGCCGTCGCGCTGGCGGCCGCCGCCATCGAGGCGTACGAGGAGGAGGAGCGCGTCGAGCGGCAGCGGCTGCTGTCGACGGCGTCCGGCGGGCGCCCGCAGGTCCAGCACTCCAGCGGCCGACCGTTGGACCTCAAGCTGCGCGGTGCCGACTACCGCACGCGGGTCGCGCGGGTCGGCGCTCACCGGTTCCGCGTCAGCATCGAGGCGGGTGCCGTCGTGCGTACCGCCGACGTCGATCTCGACCGCTTCGACCGGCACACCGGCCAGATCGTCGTCAACGGCATCCGGTACCGCCTGCTCACCGGCACGTACGGGCCGACCCATCTGGTCGAGGTGGACGGCGTGACGCACCGGGTCAGCCGTGACGAGGGTGGCGTCCTCCGCTCCCCGATGCCCGCGCTGGTCGTCGCCACTCCGCTGGAGGTCGGCGCCGAGGTCGAGGCGGGCGCACCGGTGCTGGTGCTGGAAGCGATGAAGATGGAGACGGTGCTGCGTGCGCCGTTCAAAGCGCGGCTGAAGGAGTGCGCCGTCTCCGTGGGCAGCCAGGTGGAGGCGGGTGCGCCGCTGTTGCGGCTGGAGCCGCTCGCCGACGAGGCCGACGAGACCGCGGACGACCCGGCCGTCGAAACGGTCGAACTGGACCTACCCACCGCCGCCGAGCTCATCCCGGCGTACGCGCGCAGCAGGCGCGGTCAGGAGGACCTGCGCGGTCTGCTGCTCGGCTTCGACGTCGACCCGCACGACGACCGTCGGGTGCTCGACGGCTACCTCACCGCGCGGCGGGCTGCCACCGAGGCCGGGCAGCGACCACTGGCCGCCGAACTCGACCTCATCGAGGTGTTCGCCGACCTCGCCGAGCTGAGCCGCAACCGGCCGACGGGCGAGGACGGCGGGGCCTCGCACGCCCACAGCGCCCGGGAGTACTTCCACACCTACCTGCAGAGCCTCGACGTCGAGCGGGCCGGGCTGCCGGATGCCTTCCAGACCAAGCTCGCCAAGGCCCTCGGCCAGTACGGCGTCACCGACCTGGAGCGCTCCCCCGCCCTCGAAGCCGCCGTCTTCCGGATCTTCCTCGCCCAGCAACGCGCGTCCGCCGACGCCACGGTCATCGCGACGTTGCTGCGCGCGTGGCTGCGGGAGACCCCGCCGGACGAGACGCTGCGCGAGCCGGCCGGCCTCGCGCTGGAGCGGCTGATCGCCGCGACGCAGGTCCGCTTCCCCGCGGTCGCCGACCTCGCCCGTGGCGTGGTGTTCGCCTGGTTCGCCCAGCCGCTGCTGCGCCGCAACCGGGCCCGCGTCTACGCCGAGGTCCGTGGGCACCTACGGCACCTGGACGCCCACCCGGACGCGGCGGACCGCGCCGAGCGCATCGCCGAGATGGTACGCAGCACCGAACCACTGGTCCGGCTGCTCGGGCAGCGGCTCGTCCGCGACCACCTCGACAACGCGGTCATGCTGGAGGTGCTGACCCGGCGCTACTACGGCAACAAGGCCCTCACCAGCGTACGCACCAACGAGGTCGCGGGCTGCACGTTCGTGGTCGCCGAGCGGGCCGACTCGAGTGTGGTCTCCGCCGCCGTGAGCTTCGACGCGCTGGGCAGCGCCCTGCGCGGGCTGGCCGAGCTGGCCGGCGGCGAGGACTCCGTCGACGCCGACATCTACCTCGGCTGGGAGAACCAACCGGGGGACTTCGACGCGATGGCGGCCGCGCTGGCCGAGGTCATCTCCGCGCACCCGCTGCCGCCCCAGGTTCGCCGGGTCACCACCACCGTCGCGGGTCGCGGTGGCGCGGTGATGCACCACCACTTCACCTTCCGCCCATCGGGCACTCAGCTGAGCGAGGACCGGCTGATCCGCGGCCTGCACCCGTACATCGCGCAGCGGATGCAGCTGGAGCGGCTGCACAAGTTCGACCTGACCCGGCTGCCGTCGTCCGACGAGGAGGTCTACCTCTTCCAGTGCGTGGCGCGGGAAAACCGGGCGGACGAGCGCCTCGTCGCGTTCGCGCAGGTGCGTGACCTGACCGAGCTTCGCGAGCAGGACGGCCGCCTGGTCGCGCTGCCGACGACCGAGGACGCCATCGCCGCCTGCCTCGACTCGATCCGCCGCGCCCAGTCGCGGCGACCGTCGAAGACGCGCTTCAACACCAACCGGATCGTGGTCTACGTCTGGCCGCCGAGCGAGCTCACCCGCGAGGAGATGGAGATGATCGCCGGGCGCGTACGCCCGACGACAGTGGGCGCCGGGCTGGAGGAGATCCTGTTCATCGCGCGGCAGCGCGACCGCCGGACCGGCGAGCTGACCAAGATCGCCGTACGGATCTCGTTCGACGCCTCGGGCGGCGCCGAGCTGGCCGTCGGTGAGCCGCCGGTCGAGCCGGTAGAGCCGCTCGACGAGTACCGGCTGAAGGTGCTGCGCGCGAGCAGCCGCAACACCGTGTACCCGTACGAGCTGAGCGACCGGCTCGGTGACTTCGTCGAGCACGACCTCGACGACGCCCACGCGCTGGTGCCGGTGGACCGGCCGAAGGGCCGCAACCGCGCCGCGATCGTCGCAGGGGTGGTCACCACGCCGACCGAGCGGCATCCGCAGGGTGTCAACCGGGTGGTGCTGCTCGGCGACCCGACGAAATCGTTGGGCGCCCTGTCGGAGCCGGAGTGCCGGCGCGTTATCGCCGCACTGGACCTGGCCGAGCAGATGCGGGTGCCGCTGGAGTGGTGGTCGCTGTCCTCCGGAGCCCGGATCTCCATGACCACGGGCACGGAGAACATGGACTGGGTGGCCGCCGCTCTCAAGCGGATCGTCGAGTTCACCCAGGACGGCGGTGAGATCAACATCGTGGTCGCAGGCATCAACGTCGGCGCGCAGCCGTACTGGAACGCCGAGGCGACGATGCTGATGCACACCAAGGGCATCCTGGTGATGACGCCGGACTCGACGATGGTGCTCACCGGCAAGCAGGCGCTCGACTTCTCCGGCGGGGTGTCCGCCGAGGACAACTTCGGCATCGGCGGCTACGACCGGGTGATGGGGCCGAACGGGCAGGCGCAGTACTGGGCGCCGAACCTGACCGCCGCGCAGGACGTGCTGATGTCCCACTACGACCACACGTACGTCGCGCCCGGTGAGGACGCACCGCGGCGGGCGGTCACCACCGACCCCACGGACCGCGACATCTCGACCTTCCCGCACGACGTGGCGGGCAGCGCCTTCAGCACCGTCGGCGAGATCTTCTCCGCCGAGGCCAACCCCGACCGCAAGAAGCCGTTCGACATCCGGACGGTGATGCGGGCGCTGTCCGACCAGGACCACCCGGTGCTGGAACGCTGGGCGGGTATGGCCGACGCGGAGACCTCGGTCGTGCAGGACGTCCACCTCGGCGGCATCCCGGTGTGTCTGCTCGGTATCGAGTCACGGTCGGTGCCGCGGCGCGGCTTCCCGCCCACCGACGGCCCGGACACGTACACGGCCGGCACGCTGTTCCCGATGTCGTCGAAGAAAGCCGCGCGGGCGATCAACGCGGCCAGCGGCAACCGGCCGCTGGTGGTGCTGGCCAACCTGTCGGGCTTCGACGGCTCACCGGAGTCGATGCGCAAGCTGCAGTTGGAGTACGGCGCCGAGATCGGCCGGGCCATCGTCAACTTCCGCGGGCCCATCGTCTTCTGCGTGATCTCGCGCTACCACGGCGGCGCGTTCGTGGTGTTCTCGAAGGCGCTGAACCCCACCATGACCGTGCTCGCGCTGGAAGGCTCGTACGCCTCGGTGCTCGGCGGCGCCCCGGCCGCCGCGGTGGTGTTCACGGCCGACGTCAACACCCGTGCGGCGACCGACCCGCGGGTGCGGGAGCTGGAGGCCCGCGTGGCGGCTTCGGCCGGCACCGAACGCGCCGCGTTGACCGCGGAACTCGACGAGCTGCGCTCGGCGGTACGCGCGGAGAAGGTCAGCGAAGTCGCCGCGGAGTTCGACCGGGTGCACAACATCCACCGTGCGGTCGAGGTCGGCTCGGTGGACGCGGTCATCCGCGCCGCCGAACTGCGTCCGCGCATCATCGACGCCATCGAGGCCCGCCTGGGTTAA